AAGCTGATTCAATGCTTGTAAGTAACTGGTCATCATCATAAGCAATTCTCATGCCTCTTCCGCCGCCACCAGCAGTTGCTTTTACAATTACTGGATAACCTATTTTTTTTGCTTCGTTAGTTGCTATCTTTGGATCATTAATTAGCCCTTCTATGCCTGGTATGACTGGTATACCTGCTTTTTTCATAATTTTTTTTGCAGTTGCTTTATCGCCCATTGAAGAAATATTAGCTGGTGTAGGTCCAATAAATTTAATTCCATGTGATTCACACATTTCTGCAAAAGTAGGATTTTCTGCTAAAAAACCATAACCAGGATGAATTGCATCAGCTCTTGTTAATATTGCTGTACTAATAATTGAAGGAATATTTAAATAACTGTTTGCTGATTTTGCAGGACCAATACAATATGCTTCATCAGCTAATTGAACATGCAACAAATTACTGTCTGCTTCAGAATATATTGCTACAGTTTCAATTCCAAGTTCACAAGCTGCTCTTAAGATCCTAAGAGCAATTTCTCCTCTGTTTGCGATTAGAATTTTTTTAAACATTTTTATCGTAGAGACGCCTGGCCAGGCGTCTCTACGGGTCTATTTTAGTTCTACCTTGCCACCAGCTATTTCAATTTTCTTTTTAATTGTTTCAGCTTCGTCTTTTTTAATCCCGGTTTTTAATGGTTTGGGTGCACCATCTACAAGATCTTTTGCTTCTTTTAAACCAAGTCCAGTGACTTCTCTAACTACTTTTAAGACTTCAATTTTCTTATCACCTGAACTTGCTAAAACAACATCAAAAGTATCTTTTTCTTCAACTGGTGCCTGTGTTCCACTAGCTGCTGCTGCTACTGCAACAGGTGCAACTGCTGTAACACCAAATTTATCCTCCATCATTTTTTTCAGTTCTGCTGCTTCAAGAACTGTAAGTGAGGCTATATCCTCAAGTAACTTTTCTGTTTTTGTTGCCATTTTATTTTCCTCCTATATTTTTCTTTGCTACTTCTTCAGTAAGTAGTGCAATATCTCTAATCAAATTTTCAAATACACAAGCTATACCAGAAACATTTGCTACAAGAAGACCTGCTATTTGACTAAGTAAAATATCTTTAGATGGTAAGTTTGCAAAAGTCCTGATCTCATTTTTAGTTAATAACTTGCCATCAAGAATTCCACCTTTAATTTCTCCTTTTTCAATTTCTTTAATGAAGCCAACTAATGTCTTAGCACACGCTGAAGGTTCTCCATAACCTAGTAAAAGTGCAGTTGGACCTTCTAAAAGATTTTCTATTTCACAGAGGTTAGTATCCTTTATAGCGAGCTTAATTAAAGTGTTTTTTGCAATCTTGTAATCAGCATTATTTTTTTTAAGTTTCTTTCTAAGTTCTGCAATTTCAGAAACCGTGAATCCTCTATAATCTGTTGCAACTGCTAAAGCTGTTTTAGCAATTTTTTGTTTTAGATCACTAACTATTTCTTTTTTAATTTCTAAATTTTTCATTGTTTTTTTTGTTTCTACCTAAATAAAAAACCCTCTATTAAAATTAAGAGGGCCAAAGACAATTTTATTTAATAC
This genomic stretch from Candidatus Melainabacteria bacterium harbors:
- the rplL gene encoding 50S ribosomal protein L7/L12, with the protein product MATKTEKLLEDIASLTVLEAAELKKMMEDKFGVTAVAPVAVAAAASGTQAPVEEKDTFDVVLASSGDKKIEVLKVVREVTGLGLKEAKDLVDGAPKPLKTGIKKDEAETIKKKIEIAGGKVELK
- a CDS encoding 50S ribosomal protein L10, with the protein product MKNLEIKKEIVSDLKQKIAKTALAVATDYRGFTVSEIAELRKKLKKNNADYKIAKNTLIKLAIKDTNLCEIENLLEGPTALLLGYGEPSACAKTLVGFIKEIEKGEIKGGILDGKLLTKNEIRTFANLPSKDILLSQIAGLLVANVSGIACVFENLIRDIALLTEEVAKKNIGGK